The following are encoded in a window of Nakamurella sp. A5-74 genomic DNA:
- a CDS encoding crotonase/enoyl-CoA hydratase family protein: protein MSDEVLYETRDHTAILTLNRPQALNSVNQALATAVGEAVERAASDEQVRVVVLTGSGDRAFCAGMDLKAFAAGENAAPDGHPEWGFGGFTRHRIDKPTIAAVNGAAFGGGAELVLACDLAIAGRSARIAFPEVTRGLVAGAGGVVRLQRQIPRKLALEALLTGAPMTADRALDLGLLNRVVDDDAVLTEALALAAVIAANAPLAVQATKAFVRDSDRFGSDWDDDVWQQNEATVMPIFTTEDAREGAVAFAEKRRPVWRGR from the coding sequence ATGAGCGACGAAGTGTTGTACGAGACCCGTGATCACACAGCGATCCTGACCCTCAACCGTCCGCAGGCGTTGAACTCGGTCAACCAGGCCCTGGCGACGGCCGTGGGCGAGGCGGTCGAACGCGCCGCCTCCGACGAGCAGGTCCGGGTCGTGGTGTTGACCGGCTCGGGTGACCGGGCGTTCTGCGCCGGGATGGACCTCAAGGCGTTTGCCGCCGGCGAGAACGCAGCACCCGATGGGCACCCCGAGTGGGGATTCGGCGGATTCACCCGACACCGCATCGACAAACCGACGATCGCGGCGGTCAACGGGGCGGCCTTCGGCGGCGGCGCCGAGTTGGTATTGGCCTGCGACCTGGCCATCGCTGGACGGTCGGCCCGGATCGCCTTTCCGGAGGTGACCCGCGGCCTCGTCGCCGGGGCCGGCGGGGTGGTCCGGCTGCAGCGACAGATCCCGCGCAAACTGGCTCTGGAAGCGCTCCTCACCGGGGCGCCGATGACCGCGGACAGGGCGCTGGACCTGGGTCTGCTGAACCGGGTCGTCGACGACGACGCAGTGCTCACCGAAGCCCTCGCGCTCGCTGCTGTCATCGCCGCGAACGCACCGCTCGCCGTGCAGGCGACCAAGGCGTTCGTCCGCGACTCCGACCGCTTCGGCTCCGACTGGGACGACGACGTCTGGCAGCAGAACGAGGCAACGGTGATGCCGATCTTCACCACCGAGGACGCCCGCGAGGGTGCCGTCGCGTTCGCCGAGAAGCGCCGGCCGGTGTGGCGCGGCCGCTGA
- a CDS encoding HNH endonuclease: MNDVLLVNASYQVLSRIDWQRAVVLVVTDEAEAVESHPTQLIHSQHLVIPFPTIIRLRTYRHVDHRTTRERRPTFPQVKLRDGRTCGYCGGFGDTIDHIMPQCRGGQNTWDNLITACRPCNNRKADRTPVEAGMRLLWIPRPLVPDDSDQQRVWRALGVA, translated from the coding sequence TTGAACGACGTCCTGCTCGTGAATGCGTCCTACCAAGTGCTGTCCCGGATCGACTGGCAGCGCGCGGTGGTGCTCGTCGTCACCGACGAGGCGGAAGCGGTCGAGTCGCACCCGACCCAGCTCATCCACTCGCAGCACCTGGTGATCCCGTTCCCCACCATCATCAGGTTGCGCACCTACCGGCACGTCGACCACCGCACCACCCGTGAGCGGCGTCCGACGTTCCCCCAGGTCAAGCTGCGGGACGGCCGGACCTGCGGGTACTGCGGGGGGTTCGGTGACACGATCGACCACATCATGCCGCAGTGCCGTGGAGGTCAGAACACCTGGGACAACCTGATCACCGCTTGCCGGCCGTGCAACAACCGCAAGGCCGACCGGACACCGGTCGAAGCCGGGATGCGGCTGCTGTGGATCCCGCGGCCGTTGGTCCCGGACGACTCGGACCAGCAGCGGGTCTGGCGCGCGCTGGGCGTTGCCTGA
- a CDS encoding LLM class flavin-dependent oxidoreductase, giving the protein MKNIGFLNFGHWTPSPHSQVRTASDSLLQSIELAVAAEELGVDGAYYRVHHFARQLASPFPLLAAIGARTKKIEIGTGVIDMRYENPMYMAEDAGAADLISGGRLQLGISRGSPEQVIDGFRYFGYEPAQGSDQAEMARNHTEVFLKVLQGGGFAEPSPRPMFPNPPGLLRIEPHSEGLRDRIWWGAGSRATAEWTAQQGMNLMSSTLLTEDTGVPFHELQAEQILRFRKAWAAAGHPREPRVSVSRSIFPIVNDQDRAYFGAETRSQDQVGHLDGGSARFGKTYAGEPDQLIRELAQDEAIAAADTLLLTVPNQLGVDYNAHLLESLLTHVAPALGWR; this is encoded by the coding sequence GTGAAGAACATCGGATTCCTGAACTTCGGACACTGGACGCCGTCACCGCACTCGCAGGTGCGCACTGCGTCCGATTCGCTGCTGCAGTCGATCGAGCTGGCGGTGGCTGCGGAGGAGCTCGGCGTCGACGGCGCCTACTACCGGGTGCACCACTTCGCTCGTCAGCTGGCCAGCCCGTTCCCGCTGCTCGCGGCGATCGGCGCTCGGACGAAGAAGATCGAGATCGGTACCGGCGTCATCGACATGCGCTACGAGAACCCGATGTACATGGCGGAGGACGCCGGTGCGGCTGACCTGATCTCCGGCGGCAGGCTCCAGCTCGGGATCAGCCGAGGATCACCGGAGCAGGTGATCGATGGTTTCCGGTACTTCGGCTACGAGCCCGCTCAGGGCAGCGATCAGGCAGAGATGGCCAGGAACCACACCGAAGTCTTCTTGAAGGTGTTGCAGGGCGGCGGCTTCGCCGAACCCAGTCCGCGCCCGATGTTCCCGAACCCGCCGGGTCTGCTGCGCATCGAGCCGCACTCCGAGGGCCTGCGCGACCGGATCTGGTGGGGCGCGGGGTCCAGGGCGACGGCCGAGTGGACTGCCCAGCAGGGGATGAACCTGATGAGCAGCACCCTGCTCACGGAAGACACCGGCGTGCCTTTCCACGAGCTGCAGGCCGAGCAGATCCTGCGCTTCCGCAAGGCCTGGGCTGCGGCCGGACATCCTCGCGAACCTCGGGTGTCGGTGAGCCGCAGCATCTTCCCGATCGTGAACGACCAGGACCGGGCTTATTTCGGCGCCGAGACGCGGAGCCAGGACCAGGTCGGCCACCTCGACGGCGGCAGCGCCCGCTTCGGCAAGACCTACGCGGGTGAACCGGACCAACTGATTCGCGAGCTCGCGCAGGACGAGGCCATCGCCGCGGCCGACACGCTCCTGCTGACCGTCCCGAACCAGCTCGGCGTCGACTACAACGCACACCTGTTGGAGTCGTTGCTGACCCACGTGGCCCCGGCGCTCGGCTGGCGCTGA
- a CDS encoding NlpC/P60 family protein, with the protein MGSAFLVVLLGLSVPGTAAAAPTVPAGPAAPGPGIPGNARVLDDAPVDGDASLRTRLLTGGARTAALNPTVVYTPLAAVATKAIWGTTQYVSYLWGGGHGGTPPTSPDRTDCSGFTRWAYWTTLGYDISGDSSEGMRTSGQFTRTTTPQPGDVVFFGNGGQPPSYHIAIYIGRDAQGNRMIAENSSSKVEAHVSSLETPYRLQNTLGFYHLTAVKFVSPLTPTRINGASFPAAAAAGQRTTIGGLLWSAKDQKPIPGAEVLLNEQQANGSWKTLQRSTTAATGRYAFTLLGTGVLRRLQVHYTGNKYPFQSMRSAVFYQRGTS; encoded by the coding sequence TTGGGCAGCGCTTTCCTTGTCGTGCTGCTGGGGCTCTCGGTGCCGGGAACGGCTGCCGCTGCGCCGACAGTGCCGGCGGGTCCCGCCGCGCCGGGGCCCGGCATCCCCGGCAACGCACGGGTGCTGGATGACGCGCCGGTCGACGGCGACGCCTCGCTGCGCACCCGACTGCTCACCGGGGGCGCCAGGACCGCGGCCCTCAACCCGACGGTCGTGTACACGCCCCTGGCGGCAGTCGCGACGAAGGCGATCTGGGGCACCACCCAGTACGTCAGCTACCTGTGGGGTGGTGGACACGGCGGTACACCGCCCACCAGCCCGGATCGCACCGACTGCTCGGGCTTCACCCGGTGGGCCTACTGGACCACCCTCGGATACGACATCAGTGGCGACTCCAGCGAGGGTATGCGCACGTCGGGGCAGTTCACCAGGACGACCACCCCGCAACCCGGCGACGTGGTGTTCTTCGGCAACGGCGGCCAGCCGCCGTCGTACCACATCGCGATCTACATCGGTCGGGATGCCCAGGGCAACCGGATGATCGCCGAGAACTCCAGCAGCAAGGTGGAGGCCCACGTCAGTTCCCTGGAGACGCCCTACAGGTTGCAGAACACTCTCGGTTTCTACCATCTGACCGCGGTGAAGTTCGTGAGTCCGCTGACCCCGACCCGGATCAACGGAGCGTCCTTTCCTGCCGCCGCTGCGGCCGGACAGAGGACCACGATCGGCGGCCTGCTGTGGTCGGCGAAGGATCAGAAGCCGATTCCCGGCGCCGAGGTGCTGCTCAACGAGCAACAGGCGAACGGCAGCTGGAAGACGCTGCAGCGCAGCACCACTGCCGCCACCGGCAGGTACGCCTTCACGCTGCTGGGCACCGGAGTCCTGCGCCGACTCCAGGTGCACTACACCGGTAACAAGTACCCGTTCCAGTCGATGCGGTCGGCGGTGTTCTACCAGCGCGGGACGAGCTGA
- a CDS encoding FMN-binding negative transcriptional regulator yields MYSPPFNRVDDEHEIRALVRAWGTAELVTVDPDGRPVATLLPIIWHGDTVIAHLAKANPHWRGITAGAPALLICGGSQAYVSPSWYATKAEHGKVVPTWNYSAVHLSGTAIVHHDPDWLRTAVTRLTEQHETGRSDPWSVTDAPEPFVAGQLRGIVGVEIHVEKIEAKAKLSQNRSAADREGVVRGLEASTGPVDASVGQLMRAALHRDI; encoded by the coding sequence GTGTACAGCCCACCGTTCAACCGGGTCGACGACGAGCACGAGATCCGCGCGCTGGTGCGTGCGTGGGGCACTGCCGAACTCGTCACCGTCGATCCCGACGGCCGCCCGGTGGCCACCCTGCTGCCGATCATCTGGCACGGTGACACGGTGATCGCCCACCTGGCGAAGGCCAACCCACACTGGCGCGGCATCACCGCCGGTGCGCCGGCCCTGCTGATCTGCGGCGGTTCGCAGGCCTACGTCTCGCCGTCCTGGTACGCCACCAAGGCCGAGCACGGCAAGGTGGTGCCGACCTGGAACTACTCGGCCGTCCACCTGAGCGGTACCGCAATCGTGCACCACGACCCCGACTGGCTGCGCACCGCGGTCACCCGACTCACCGAACAGCACGAGACCGGGCGATCCGATCCCTGGTCGGTGACCGACGCACCTGAGCCGTTCGTGGCGGGTCAGCTGCGCGGAATCGTCGGCGTCGAGATCCACGTCGAGAAGATCGAGGCCAAGGCGAAGCTGAGCCAGAACCGGTCGGCCGCCGATCGCGAAGGTGTCGTCCGCGGTCTCGAGGCATCGACCGGTCCGGTCGACGCCTCGGTCGGGCAGCTGATGAGGGCTGCGTTGCACCGCGACATCTGA
- a CDS encoding Nramp family divalent metal transporter, which translates to MSASDLPTTTTEQPSALAVLRASGRRRTLAKLLGPAFVAAVAYIDPGNFATNFTAGARYGYLLVWVIVAANVIAMLVQYLSAKIGIATGKDLPELCREHFRRPVTIGLWFQAELVAMATDLAEFVGAAVGLNLLFGIPLLPAGLITAVVAFGILALQERGHRRFELAIIALLAIVTFGFLYDLILVGTSPAGAVAGLVPRLAGPDSVLLAAGIVGATVMPHVVYLHSALTKSRIPARDTGERRSLLRYAGVDVTLALGVAGLINLSMVLIAAHLFHRNGRTDTDTIEAVHAGLGQYIGGGAALAFAVALLASGLSSSSVGTYAGQVVMQGFLRRRVPLFLRRAVTMLPALVVLAAGVETTTALVVSQVILSFGIPFALTPLVLLTRRRDVMGPFVNRHLTTVVASVVVALIIGLNIYLLAVTFFP; encoded by the coding sequence GTGTCCGCGAGTGATCTCCCGACGACCACCACCGAGCAGCCGAGCGCCCTGGCCGTCCTGCGGGCCAGCGGGCGCCGGCGCACCCTCGCCAAGCTGCTGGGTCCGGCGTTCGTCGCCGCTGTCGCGTACATCGATCCCGGCAACTTCGCCACGAACTTCACCGCCGGAGCGCGCTACGGCTACCTGCTGGTCTGGGTCATCGTCGCGGCGAACGTGATCGCGATGTTGGTGCAGTACCTGTCGGCGAAGATCGGTATCGCCACCGGCAAGGATCTGCCCGAGTTGTGCCGTGAACACTTCCGCCGGCCGGTGACCATCGGCCTGTGGTTCCAGGCCGAACTCGTCGCGATGGCCACCGATCTCGCCGAGTTCGTCGGCGCCGCAGTAGGTCTCAACCTGTTGTTCGGCATCCCACTGCTGCCCGCCGGGTTGATCACTGCGGTCGTCGCCTTCGGCATCCTTGCGCTCCAGGAGCGGGGCCACCGACGGTTCGAGCTGGCGATCATCGCGCTGCTCGCAATCGTGACCTTCGGCTTCCTCTACGACCTGATCCTGGTCGGCACCTCGCCGGCGGGTGCGGTGGCCGGTCTCGTGCCGCGCCTCGCGGGTCCGGACAGCGTGCTGCTCGCTGCGGGCATCGTCGGCGCCACAGTGATGCCGCACGTCGTCTACCTGCACTCCGCACTCACCAAGAGCCGGATACCCGCTCGCGACACCGGCGAACGACGAAGCCTGCTGCGCTACGCCGGGGTGGACGTGACCCTGGCGCTGGGCGTCGCGGGTCTGATCAACCTGAGCATGGTGCTGATCGCTGCACATCTGTTCCATCGCAACGGCCGCACCGACACCGACACGATCGAGGCGGTCCACGCCGGCCTCGGCCAGTACATCGGTGGCGGCGCCGCGCTGGCGTTCGCCGTCGCGCTGCTCGCGTCCGGCTTGTCGTCCTCGAGCGTCGGCACCTATGCCGGGCAGGTGGTGATGCAGGGATTCCTCCGCAGACGGGTTCCGCTGTTCCTGCGCCGGGCGGTCACCATGCTCCCGGCACTGGTCGTCCTCGCCGCTGGAGTGGAGACGACGACCGCACTGGTCGTCTCGCAGGTGATCCTCTCCTTCGGCATCCCGTTCGCCCTGACCCCGCTGGTGCTGCTCACCCGGAGACGGGATGTGATGGGGCCCTTCGTGAACAGGCATCTCACGACCGTCGTCGCGAGCGTGGTGGTCGCCCTGATCATCGGCCTCAACATCTACCTGCTGGCCGTCACGTTCTTCCCCTGA